From the genome of Pogona vitticeps strain Pit_001003342236 chromosome 10, PviZW2.1, whole genome shotgun sequence, one region includes:
- the WFDC1 gene encoding WAP four-disulfide core domain protein 1 has translation MGCIKRHFCTRLFAMVSCLMLLLCPHLSCAKRRWRRTPHLKLAEKYDDYEYALHSHGTPYQKNDRCPPPPQTLPHRACEVPSCRSDSECERHKRCCYNGCIYACLESVPPPPVLDWLVQPKPRWLGGNGWLLDGPEEVLQAEACSTTEDGDEPLRCPTGYECHIINPGNAVEGIPNRGQCIKLRGNTDGWNLRPKYYKEYFGSRSNNVVGYVKQPPKHLG, from the exons ATGGGATGCATCAAACGGCACTTCTGCACCAGACTCTTTGCGATGGTTTCATGCCTCATGCTGCTTCTGTGCCCGCACTTGAGCTGTGCCAAGAGGCGCTGGAGAAGAACTCCACACCTGAAGCTTGCGGAGAAATACGAT GACTATGAGTATGCCCTTCATTCTCATGGCACACCCTACCAGAAGAACGACCGATGCCCCCCTCCACCACAGACTTTACCACACCGAGCATGCGAGGTGCCCAGCTGCCGTTCAGACTCGGAGTGTGAGAGACACAAGCGCTGCTGCTACAATGGGTGCATCTACGCCTGCTTAGAGTCagtgcccccacccccag TTTTAGATTGGTTGGTCCAGCCGAAACCACGCTGGCTAGGAGGAAACGGCTGGTTGCTTGATGGACCAGAGGAAGTTTTACAAG CCGAAGCCTGTAGCACCACTGAAGATGGAGATGAACCTTTGCGCTGTCCAACAGGATATGAATGCCACATCATCAACCCTGGCAATGCTGTGGAGGGCATCCCCAACAGGGGGCAGTGTATCAAGCTGCGTGGGAATACAG aTGGGTGGAATCTAAGGCCTAAATATTACAAGGAATATTTTG GAAGCCGTTCTAATAACGTGGTAGGTTACGTGAAGCAGCCGCCGAAACATCTTGGTTAG